One window of the Populus nigra chromosome 4, ddPopNigr1.1, whole genome shotgun sequence genome contains the following:
- the LOC133691066 gene encoding protein kinase STUNTED-like isoform X1: MKKMLHREGEEMTDSGDSTVIVGVKLDSMSRELLTWALVKVAQPGDTVIALHVLGSNEIVDREGKSSLLSLVKAFDSVLAVYEGFCNLKQVDLKLKICRGSSTRKILVREVKSYAATKVIVGAAKNHPSIWSSTSVAKYCAKKLPKDCSVLAVNNGKVVFQRERSPNTSVVNNYVIVSGTKDHSKSLLSVVHRTISSEKKSRELNESGANGGSKDDQDNDQILEKTLMKARSNSLESIMKENCSVCGSATISADDSSNESAEASSSDNGGDGKSLALVPVPRLEEPTSSVSTLIRQVPELKPGWPLLCRAVLPDQKESNISLVRQVCVVQWEQLSLSTVNSDHKQDGSDKGEDKFNLDGESGAIVAVGMETATAPHTPHHNSRSPPKQLEGLHEKYSATCRLFQYQELLSATSNFLAENLIGKGGSSQVYKGCLSDGKELAVKILKPSEDVLKEFVLEIEIITTLHHKNIISLLGFCFEDKNLLLVYDFLPRGSLEDNLYGNKKDPLTFGWNERYKVALGVAEALDYLHSCSAQPVIHRDVKSSNILLSDDFEPQLSDFGLAKWAPTSSSHIICTDVAGTFGYLAPEYFMYGKVNKKIDVYAFGVVLLELLSGKKPISNDLPKGQESLVMWAKPILNGGKVSQLLDSSLGDSYDLDQMERMVLAATLCVKRAPRARPQMSLVVKLLQGDAEVTKWARLQVNAAEESDVLDDEACLRSNLLSHLNLALLDVEDDLLSLSSIEHSISLEDYLAGGAAHQA; encoded by the exons ATGAAGAAAATGCTGCACCGTGAAGGAGAGGAAATGACAGACTCCGGTGACAGTACGGTGATTGTAGGAGTCAAGCTTGACTCAATGAGTAGAGAGTTGTTGACTTGGGCTTTGGTCAAAGTGGCTCAACCTGGAGATACTGTTATTGCTCTTCATGTTCTAGGTAGTAATG AAATTGTGGACCGTGAAGGGAAATCTTCGCTTCTCTCGCTTGTTAAAGCCTTTGACTCTGTTCTTGCTGTTTATGAAGGTTTCTGTAACTTGAAACAG GTGGATCTCAAGCTCAAGATATGCAGAGGTTCTTCAACTCGAAAAATTTTAGTCAGGGAAGTAAAATCTTATGCAGCAACGAAGGTTATAGTTGGAGCTGCCAAGAATCATCCTTCAATTTGGTCATCAACATCTGTGGCCAAGTATTGTGCTAAAAAGCTACCGAAGGATTGTTCTGTTCTTGCTGTCAATAATGGgaaagttgtttttcaaagggaGCGCTCTCCAAATACTAGTG TAGTAAACAATTATGTAATTGTTTCAGGAACAAAAGATCATAGTAAGAGTTTGCTTAGTGTCGTTCACCGTACGATTTCATCTGAGAAGAAATCCAGAGAATTGAATGAAAGTGGTGCCAATGGGGGCTCTAAGGATGATCAGGATAATGACCAGATTTTGGAGAAGACCTTAATGAAAGCTCGTTCGAATAGTCTGGAAAGTATCATGAAAGAGAATTGCTCAGTTTGTGGGTCGGCTACGATATCTGCTGATGATTCCAGTAATGAATCTGCAGAAGCATCTTCCAGTGATAATGGAGGTGATGGCAAGTCTTTAGCTCTAGTTCCGGTACCAAGGCTAGAGGAACCCACGAGTTCAGTTTCCACATTAATTAGACAAGTGCCTGAATTAAAACCTGGTTGGCCACTGCTCTGTCGTGCAGTTTTACCAGATCAAAAAGAATCAAACATATCCTTGGTAAGGCAGGTCTGTGTGGTTCAGTGGGAGCAACTCTCATTATCCACTGTCAATTCCGATCATAAACAGGATGGTTCTGATAAGGGTGAAGATAAATTCAATTTAGATGGAGAAAGTGGTGCAATTGTTGCAGTTGGAATGGAGACAGCGACAGCCCCGCATACTCCTCACCACAATTCAAGAAGTCCACCAAAACAATTGGAGGGTCTTCATGAGAAATACTCAGCAACTTGCAGATTGTTTCAGTACCAAGAACTTCTCTCAGCTACATCCAATTTCTTGGCTG AAAATTTGATTGGTAAAGGGGGCAGCAGTCAGGTTTATAAAGGTTGCCTTTCTGATGGCAAGGAACTTGCTGTGAAAATCTTAAAGCCATCTGAAGATGTGTTGAAGGAGTTTGTTCTGGAAATTGAGATCATCACTACCTTACATCATAAGAACATCATTTCTCTCTTGGGGTTCTGTTTTGAAGACAAAAATCTTCTCTTAGTTTACGATTTCCTACCAAGAGGAAGTCTTGAAGACAACCTTTATg GTAATAAGAAGGACCCACTTACATTTGGTTGGAATGAAAGATATAAGGTGGCTTTAGGAGTCGCAGAGGCCTTGGATTATCTTCATAGCTGCAGTGCTCAACCTGTGATCCACAGAGATGTTAAATCATCAAATATACTATTATCTGATGATTTTGAGCCACAG CTctctgattttggacttgctAAATGGGCACCGACCTCTTCGTCTCATATAATCTGCACTGATGTTGCTGGAACTTTTGG TTACTTGGCTCCTGAATACTTCATGTATGGCAAGGTTAACAAGAAGATTGATGTTTATGCATTTGGTGTTGTACTCCTTGAGCTTCTTTCGGGGAAAAAGCCAATAAGCAATGATCTTCCAAAGGGCCAAGAGAGCCTAGTTATGTGG GCAAAACCGATCCTAAACGGTGGAAAGGTTTCCCAATTGCTAGACTCAAGCTTGGGTGATAGCTATGATCTTGATCAGATGGAGAGGATGGTTTTAGCTGCCACTCTGTGTGTAAAACGTGCCCCCCGAGCTAGGCCTCAAATGAGCCTT GTTGTGAAGCTCCTCCAAGGTGACGCGGAAGTGACCAAGTGGGCAAGGTTGCAAGTTAACGCTGCAGAAGAATCTGACGTGTTGGATGATGAAGCATGTCTGCGTTCTAATCTCCTGTCCCACCTTAACCTTGCATTGCTTGATGTTGAGGATGATTTGCTCTCCTTGAGCAGCATTGAGCACAGTATATCATTGGAGGATTACTTGGCAGGTGGAGCCGCTCATCAAGCTTAG
- the LOC133691066 gene encoding protein kinase STUNTED-like isoform X2 yields the protein MKKMLHREGEEMTDSGDSTVIVGVKLDSMSRELLTWALVKVAQPGDTVIALHVLGSNEIVDREGKSSLLSLVKAFDSVLAVYEGFCNLKQVDLKLKICRGSSTRKILVREVKSYAATKVIVGAAKNHPSIWSSTSVAKYCAKKLPKDCSVLAVNNGKVVFQRERSPNTSGTKDHSKSLLSVVHRTISSEKKSRELNESGANGGSKDDQDNDQILEKTLMKARSNSLESIMKENCSVCGSATISADDSSNESAEASSSDNGGDGKSLALVPVPRLEEPTSSVSTLIRQVPELKPGWPLLCRAVLPDQKESNISLVRQVCVVQWEQLSLSTVNSDHKQDGSDKGEDKFNLDGESGAIVAVGMETATAPHTPHHNSRSPPKQLEGLHEKYSATCRLFQYQELLSATSNFLAENLIGKGGSSQVYKGCLSDGKELAVKILKPSEDVLKEFVLEIEIITTLHHKNIISLLGFCFEDKNLLLVYDFLPRGSLEDNLYGNKKDPLTFGWNERYKVALGVAEALDYLHSCSAQPVIHRDVKSSNILLSDDFEPQLSDFGLAKWAPTSSSHIICTDVAGTFGYLAPEYFMYGKVNKKIDVYAFGVVLLELLSGKKPISNDLPKGQESLVMWAKPILNGGKVSQLLDSSLGDSYDLDQMERMVLAATLCVKRAPRARPQMSLVVKLLQGDAEVTKWARLQVNAAEESDVLDDEACLRSNLLSHLNLALLDVEDDLLSLSSIEHSISLEDYLAGGAAHQA from the exons ATGAAGAAAATGCTGCACCGTGAAGGAGAGGAAATGACAGACTCCGGTGACAGTACGGTGATTGTAGGAGTCAAGCTTGACTCAATGAGTAGAGAGTTGTTGACTTGGGCTTTGGTCAAAGTGGCTCAACCTGGAGATACTGTTATTGCTCTTCATGTTCTAGGTAGTAATG AAATTGTGGACCGTGAAGGGAAATCTTCGCTTCTCTCGCTTGTTAAAGCCTTTGACTCTGTTCTTGCTGTTTATGAAGGTTTCTGTAACTTGAAACAG GTGGATCTCAAGCTCAAGATATGCAGAGGTTCTTCAACTCGAAAAATTTTAGTCAGGGAAGTAAAATCTTATGCAGCAACGAAGGTTATAGTTGGAGCTGCCAAGAATCATCCTTCAATTTGGTCATCAACATCTGTGGCCAAGTATTGTGCTAAAAAGCTACCGAAGGATTGTTCTGTTCTTGCTGTCAATAATGGgaaagttgtttttcaaagggaGCGCTCTCCAAATACTAGTG GAACAAAAGATCATAGTAAGAGTTTGCTTAGTGTCGTTCACCGTACGATTTCATCTGAGAAGAAATCCAGAGAATTGAATGAAAGTGGTGCCAATGGGGGCTCTAAGGATGATCAGGATAATGACCAGATTTTGGAGAAGACCTTAATGAAAGCTCGTTCGAATAGTCTGGAAAGTATCATGAAAGAGAATTGCTCAGTTTGTGGGTCGGCTACGATATCTGCTGATGATTCCAGTAATGAATCTGCAGAAGCATCTTCCAGTGATAATGGAGGTGATGGCAAGTCTTTAGCTCTAGTTCCGGTACCAAGGCTAGAGGAACCCACGAGTTCAGTTTCCACATTAATTAGACAAGTGCCTGAATTAAAACCTGGTTGGCCACTGCTCTGTCGTGCAGTTTTACCAGATCAAAAAGAATCAAACATATCCTTGGTAAGGCAGGTCTGTGTGGTTCAGTGGGAGCAACTCTCATTATCCACTGTCAATTCCGATCATAAACAGGATGGTTCTGATAAGGGTGAAGATAAATTCAATTTAGATGGAGAAAGTGGTGCAATTGTTGCAGTTGGAATGGAGACAGCGACAGCCCCGCATACTCCTCACCACAATTCAAGAAGTCCACCAAAACAATTGGAGGGTCTTCATGAGAAATACTCAGCAACTTGCAGATTGTTTCAGTACCAAGAACTTCTCTCAGCTACATCCAATTTCTTGGCTG AAAATTTGATTGGTAAAGGGGGCAGCAGTCAGGTTTATAAAGGTTGCCTTTCTGATGGCAAGGAACTTGCTGTGAAAATCTTAAAGCCATCTGAAGATGTGTTGAAGGAGTTTGTTCTGGAAATTGAGATCATCACTACCTTACATCATAAGAACATCATTTCTCTCTTGGGGTTCTGTTTTGAAGACAAAAATCTTCTCTTAGTTTACGATTTCCTACCAAGAGGAAGTCTTGAAGACAACCTTTATg GTAATAAGAAGGACCCACTTACATTTGGTTGGAATGAAAGATATAAGGTGGCTTTAGGAGTCGCAGAGGCCTTGGATTATCTTCATAGCTGCAGTGCTCAACCTGTGATCCACAGAGATGTTAAATCATCAAATATACTATTATCTGATGATTTTGAGCCACAG CTctctgattttggacttgctAAATGGGCACCGACCTCTTCGTCTCATATAATCTGCACTGATGTTGCTGGAACTTTTGG TTACTTGGCTCCTGAATACTTCATGTATGGCAAGGTTAACAAGAAGATTGATGTTTATGCATTTGGTGTTGTACTCCTTGAGCTTCTTTCGGGGAAAAAGCCAATAAGCAATGATCTTCCAAAGGGCCAAGAGAGCCTAGTTATGTGG GCAAAACCGATCCTAAACGGTGGAAAGGTTTCCCAATTGCTAGACTCAAGCTTGGGTGATAGCTATGATCTTGATCAGATGGAGAGGATGGTTTTAGCTGCCACTCTGTGTGTAAAACGTGCCCCCCGAGCTAGGCCTCAAATGAGCCTT GTTGTGAAGCTCCTCCAAGGTGACGCGGAAGTGACCAAGTGGGCAAGGTTGCAAGTTAACGCTGCAGAAGAATCTGACGTGTTGGATGATGAAGCATGTCTGCGTTCTAATCTCCTGTCCCACCTTAACCTTGCATTGCTTGATGTTGAGGATGATTTGCTCTCCTTGAGCAGCATTGAGCACAGTATATCATTGGAGGATTACTTGGCAGGTGGAGCCGCTCATCAAGCTTAG